One window of the Streptomyces sp. NBC_00259 genome contains the following:
- the egtD gene encoding L-histidine N(alpha)-methyltransferase has protein sequence MSPFQLTRTLPEDATGAALRTDVLRGLTRTPKELPPKWFYDARGSELFEEITRLPEYYPTRAEREILVARAAQIAAATDARTLVELGSGSSEKTRYLLDALDGLHSYVPVDVSESALTGAARSLLAERPDLHVHALIADFTRVLALPETPGPRLVAFLGGTIGNLLPAERAAFLKSVRALLAPGDALLVGTDLVKDERVLVAAYDDAAGVTAEFNKNVLAVMNRELGADFPADRFEHVAVWNAREEWIEMRLRAREAVSVKIRELDLVVPFEAGEEIRTEVSAKFRQEGVRSELADAGMKLVEWWTDAEGRFALSLSTAV, from the coding sequence GTGAGCCCGTTCCAGCTGACCCGCACCCTGCCCGAGGACGCCACCGGCGCCGCGCTGCGCACCGATGTGCTGCGCGGCCTGACCCGTACCCCCAAGGAGCTGCCGCCCAAGTGGTTCTACGACGCCCGCGGAAGTGAGCTGTTCGAGGAGATCACCCGGCTTCCCGAGTACTACCCGACCCGCGCCGAGCGGGAGATCCTCGTGGCCCGGGCCGCGCAGATCGCGGCGGCGACCGACGCCCGCACCCTGGTGGAGCTGGGCTCTGGTTCGTCGGAGAAGACCCGGTATCTGCTGGACGCCCTCGACGGGCTGCACAGCTATGTGCCGGTGGACGTCAGCGAGAGCGCGCTGACCGGGGCGGCCCGGTCACTGCTCGCCGAGCGTCCGGACCTCCATGTCCACGCGCTGATCGCCGACTTCACCCGGGTGCTGGCCCTGCCGGAGACACCCGGGCCGCGGCTCGTCGCGTTCCTCGGCGGGACGATCGGCAATCTGCTGCCGGCCGAACGGGCCGCGTTCCTGAAGTCCGTACGGGCCCTCCTCGCGCCGGGGGACGCGCTGCTGGTCGGCACGGACCTGGTGAAGGACGAGCGGGTCCTGGTCGCGGCGTACGACGACGCGGCCGGTGTCACCGCCGAGTTCAACAAGAACGTGCTGGCGGTGATGAACCGGGAGCTGGGTGCGGACTTCCCTGCGGACCGGTTCGAGCATGTCGCCGTGTGGAACGCGCGGGAGGAGTGGATCGAGATGCGGCTCCGGGCGCGGGAGGCGGTGAGCGTGAAGATCCGCGAGCTGGACCTGGTGGTGCCGTTCGAGGCGGGTGAGGAGATCCGTACGGAGGTGTCGGCGAAGTTCCGTCAGGAAGGGGTGCGTTCCGAACTCGCGGATGCCGGGATGAAGCTGGTCGAGTGGTGGACGGACGCGGAGGGCAGGTTCGCGCTGTCCCTGTCGACGGCGGTCTGA
- the egtC gene encoding ergothioneine biosynthesis protein EgtC has protein sequence MCRHIAFLGRPTALGELLVEPPYGLLRQSWAPRRQRYGTVNADGFGVGWYAQGDPVPARYRRAGPVWADQSFADLVRVVRSEALLAAVRDATEAGADGEAAAAPFAAGPWLFSHNGAVRGWPGSVAPLAAALPAAELLSLESRCDSAFVWALVMHRLRDGDEMGEALAGTVLEVAAAAPESRLNLLLTDGVTITATAWGDTLWYLAGPGRSTVVASEPYDDDPHWCEVPDRTLLVATGTDVLLTPLKEPSA, from the coding sequence ATGTGCCGTCACATCGCCTTCCTGGGGCGGCCGACGGCACTGGGCGAGCTGCTGGTGGAGCCGCCGTACGGACTGCTGCGGCAGTCCTGGGCGCCGCGCCGGCAGCGGTACGGCACGGTGAACGCCGACGGTTTCGGCGTCGGCTGGTACGCACAGGGCGATCCGGTCCCGGCCCGCTACCGCCGTGCCGGGCCGGTCTGGGCCGACCAGTCCTTCGCGGACCTCGTCCGGGTGGTCCGCAGCGAGGCGCTGCTGGCCGCCGTGCGGGACGCGACCGAGGCGGGCGCGGACGGTGAGGCCGCGGCCGCTCCGTTCGCCGCGGGGCCGTGGCTGTTCAGCCACAACGGCGCCGTCAGGGGCTGGCCGGGCAGCGTCGCGCCGCTCGCCGCCGCGCTGCCCGCCGCCGAACTGCTGTCGCTGGAGTCGCGCTGCGACTCGGCGTTCGTCTGGGCGCTGGTGATGCACCGGCTCCGGGACGGCGACGAGATGGGCGAGGCGCTCGCCGGGACCGTCCTGGAGGTGGCGGCCGCCGCCCCCGAGTCCCGGCTCAATCTGCTGCTCACCGACGGTGTGACGATCACCGCGACCGCCTGGGGCGACACGCTCTGGTATCTGGCCGGCCCCGGCCGGAGCACGGTCGTGGCCTCGGAGCCCTACGACGACGACCCCCACTGGTGCGAGGTGCCCGACCGCACGCTGCTCGTGGCCACCGGTACCGACGTACTACTGACCCCGCTCAAGGAGCCATCCGCGTGA
- the egtB gene encoding ergothioneine biosynthesis protein EgtB has protein sequence MNESPVVPDDVLRERALEALTTARARTALLTTCVDDDELTAQHSPLMSPLVWDLAHIGNQEEQWLLRAVAGREAIRPEIDSVYDAFEHPRAERPTLPLLSPAESRTYASDVRGRVLDILEAHPLSGGPLVDSAFAFGMIAQHEQQHDETMLITHQLRRGPAALDAPEPPAGGTAGLPAEVLVPKGPFTMGTSAEPWALDNERPAHRRDVPAYFIDTTPVTNGAFQAFIAEGGYTDERWWAPEGWDQIRKHGITAPLFWRHEGGQWLRRRFGVTELVPEDEPVLHVSWYEADAYARWAGRRLPTEAEWEKAARHDPVSGRSRRYPWGDEDPTATRANLGQRHLRPAAAGAYPDGASPLGVRQLIGDVWEWTSSDFLPYPGFVAFPYREYSEVFFGPGHKVLRGGSFAVDRVACRGTFRNWDLPVRRQIFSGFRTARDV, from the coding sequence ATGAACGAGTCCCCGGTGGTGCCGGACGACGTGCTCAGGGAGCGCGCCCTGGAGGCGCTGACCACCGCACGGGCCCGCACCGCACTGCTCACGACCTGCGTCGACGACGACGAACTCACCGCCCAGCACTCGCCGTTGATGTCCCCCCTCGTCTGGGACCTGGCGCACATCGGCAACCAGGAGGAGCAGTGGCTGCTGCGGGCCGTCGCCGGGCGTGAGGCGATACGGCCCGAGATCGACTCGGTGTACGACGCCTTCGAGCACCCCCGCGCCGAACGCCCCACGCTGCCGCTGCTCTCCCCCGCCGAGTCCCGGACGTACGCCTCCGACGTACGCGGCCGGGTGCTCGACATCCTCGAAGCACACCCGCTGAGCGGCGGCCCGCTGGTCGATTCCGCGTTCGCCTTCGGGATGATCGCGCAGCACGAACAGCAGCACGACGAGACGATGCTGATCACCCATCAGCTGCGGCGTGGTCCGGCGGCCCTCGACGCACCCGAGCCGCCCGCCGGCGGCACCGCCGGCCTGCCCGCCGAAGTGCTGGTCCCCAAGGGTCCGTTCACGATGGGAACCTCGGCCGAGCCGTGGGCACTGGACAACGAGCGGCCCGCGCACCGACGTGACGTACCGGCGTACTTCATCGACACCACGCCCGTCACCAACGGCGCCTTCCAGGCGTTCATCGCGGAGGGCGGCTACACCGACGAGCGCTGGTGGGCGCCGGAGGGCTGGGACCAGATCCGCAAGCACGGCATCACCGCGCCGCTGTTCTGGCGGCACGAGGGCGGCCAATGGCTGCGACGCCGGTTCGGGGTGACCGAGCTCGTGCCCGAGGACGAGCCCGTCCTGCACGTCAGCTGGTACGAGGCGGACGCGTACGCCCGCTGGGCCGGGCGGAGGCTGCCGACGGAGGCCGAGTGGGAAAAGGCCGCACGGCACGATCCCGTCTCCGGTCGCTCGCGGCGCTATCCGTGGGGCGACGAGGACCCGACCGCGACGCGGGCCAACCTGGGCCAGCGGCATCTGCGGCCCGCGGCCGCCGGGGCGTACCCGGACGGTGCCTCGCCACTCGGGGTGCGGCAGCTGATCGGCGATGTGTGGGAGTGGACGTCGAGCGACTTCCTGCCCTACCCGGGCTTCGTGGCGTTCCCGTACCGCGAGTACTCGGAGGTGTTCTTCGGCCCCGGCCACAAGGTGCTGCGGGGTGGTTCGTTCGCCGTGGACCGGGTGGCGTGCCGAGGGACGTTCCGCAACTGGGACCTGCCGGTGCGCCGGCAGATCTTCTCCGGTTTCCGTACCGCCAGGGACGTCTGA
- the egtA gene encoding ergothioneine biosynthesis glutamate--cysteine ligase EgtA, giving the protein MAAPGFGGSGPPLTEDDAEDLLRCICFKTGPPRTVGVELEWLVHDQHLPHLPVAATRLDRAFAGLRTLPLASALTFEPGGQLELSSPPAASLMECIDSTSADLAAVRTALAGSGLALTGLGHDPWLPPRRLLLEPRYDAMEACLDRTGPAGRSMMCSSASVQVCLDAGFEVPGPLGLGRRWQLAHLLGAVLVGAFANSPSGAGRPTGWKSTRQALWAELDPRRALAPSPDAPPREAWATHVLDTPVMCIRAQEGPWPVPERLTFREWIRSGAPRPPSRADLEYHITTLFPPVRPRGHLELRMIDAQSGEDGWRVPLAVTMALFDDPEAAETAYRTVKPLAETAGPLPAPRNPLWQDAARFGLAEPELHSAAVTCFAVALDALPRLGASTAVQDAVAAFHDRYVLPGRCPADDFTLLSKETSS; this is encoded by the coding sequence ATGGCAGCACCCGGCTTCGGGGGGAGCGGCCCGCCGCTCACCGAGGACGACGCAGAAGACCTGCTCCGATGTATCTGCTTCAAGACGGGCCCGCCCCGCACCGTCGGAGTGGAACTGGAGTGGCTCGTCCACGATCAGCACCTGCCGCACCTGCCCGTCGCGGCCACCCGGCTCGACCGGGCCTTCGCGGGGCTGCGGACCCTGCCCCTGGCCTCGGCGCTCACCTTCGAGCCCGGCGGCCAGCTGGAGCTCAGCTCCCCGCCCGCCGCCTCGCTGATGGAGTGCATCGACTCCACCTCGGCGGATCTGGCCGCCGTCCGGACCGCGCTGGCGGGCTCCGGACTCGCACTGACCGGTCTCGGTCACGACCCCTGGCTCCCTCCGCGCCGACTGCTGCTTGAGCCGCGGTACGACGCCATGGAGGCGTGCCTCGACCGCACCGGGCCCGCCGGCCGGTCCATGATGTGCTCGTCCGCGTCCGTCCAGGTGTGCCTGGACGCGGGCTTCGAGGTGCCCGGCCCGCTGGGCCTCGGCCGGCGCTGGCAACTGGCCCATCTCCTGGGCGCGGTGCTGGTCGGCGCGTTCGCCAACTCCCCGTCCGGAGCGGGCAGACCCACCGGCTGGAAATCCACCCGTCAGGCCCTGTGGGCGGAGCTCGATCCGCGCCGGGCCCTCGCGCCGTCCCCGGACGCGCCGCCGCGCGAGGCCTGGGCCACGCACGTCCTGGACACACCGGTGATGTGCATACGTGCGCAGGAGGGGCCCTGGCCGGTGCCGGAACGGCTGACGTTCCGGGAGTGGATACGGTCCGGGGCGCCCCGGCCGCCCTCCCGCGCCGATCTGGAGTACCACATCACCACGCTGTTCCCGCCGGTACGCCCTCGCGGGCATCTCGAACTGCGCATGATCGACGCGCAGTCGGGCGAGGACGGCTGGAGGGTCCCGCTCGCCGTCACCATGGCGCTCTTCGACGATCCGGAGGCGGCGGAGACCGCGTACCGCACGGTCAAGCCGCTCGCCGAGACGGCAGGGCCGCTGCCCGCGCCGCGCAATCCGCTGTGGCAGGACGCCGCACGGTTCGGCCTGGCCGAGCCCGAGCTGCACAGCGCCGCCGTCACCTGCTTCGCCGTCGCCCTGGACGCGCTGCCCCGGTTGGGGGCGTCCACGGCCGTGCAGGACGCGGTCGCCGCGTTCCACGACCGCTATGTCCTGCCGGGCCGCTGTCCGGCCGACGACTTCACGCTCCTCAGCAAGGAGACCAGCTCATGA
- a CDS encoding TIGR02452 family protein, with product MSARLRGMARQTQEIVEAGRYRASGGHMVTIGGDLSAAVEGTRMFGPEPVPVVPDTDRFSVCEVSGESSLEAARRMTARGGGPVAVLNFASARNPGGGFLNGAQAQEEALCRASALYTTLLTAPGFYAHHRADRSPFYTDRVIHSPGVPVFRDDRGGLLDTPYTVGFLTSPAPNAGVIASRTPEQAGRIPQALGSRAERVLETAAATGYRRLVLGAWGCGVFRNDPAQVAEAFRALLADGGRFAGHFDEIVFAVLDRTPGRTTLGAFREAFPAAV from the coding sequence ATGAGTGCACGTTTGCGGGGGATGGCGCGGCAGACCCAGGAGATCGTCGAAGCGGGTCGCTACCGGGCATCGGGCGGCCACATGGTGACGATCGGCGGGGATCTGTCCGCCGCGGTCGAGGGGACACGGATGTTCGGGCCCGAGCCCGTGCCGGTGGTCCCCGACACGGACCGTTTCAGCGTATGCGAGGTCTCCGGGGAGAGCAGCCTGGAGGCTGCCCGGCGGATGACGGCCCGGGGCGGCGGGCCCGTCGCGGTCCTGAACTTCGCCTCGGCCCGCAATCCCGGCGGCGGCTTCCTCAACGGCGCCCAGGCGCAGGAGGAGGCGCTCTGCCGGGCCTCCGCGCTCTACACCACGCTGCTGACCGCTCCGGGCTTCTACGCGCACCACCGCGCAGACCGGAGCCCCTTCTACACCGACCGGGTGATCCACTCGCCCGGAGTCCCGGTCTTCCGGGACGACCGCGGCGGCCTCCTCGACACGCCCTACACGGTGGGCTTCCTCACCTCACCCGCACCCAACGCGGGCGTGATCGCCAGCCGCACCCCCGAGCAGGCCGGCCGCATACCGCAGGCCCTCGGCTCCAGGGCGGAGCGCGTGCTGGAAACGGCCGCCGCCACCGGCTACCGGCGACTCGTCCTCGGCGCCTGGGGCTGCGGGGTGTTCCGGAACGACCCGGCCCAGGTCGCCGAAGCGTTCAGGGCCCTGCTCGCCGACGGCGGCCGGTTCGCCGGACACTTCGACGAGATCGTCTTCGCCGTCCTGGACCGCACACCGGGCCGGACCACGCTGGGCGCCTTCCGGGAGGCGTTCCCGGCGGCTGTCTGA
- a CDS encoding alpha/beta fold hydrolase gives MQLHTHTWGAGDRVALLIHGIMADHRTWRKVGPALADRGYRVLAVDLRGHGRSGRAASYTARDHADDLAETLPTGADLAVGHSLGGLTLSLAVERLAPRRAVYSDPAWHLGTPDNGFDPAQFAEFRSLATRERIEQLNPRWEREDVDIELATLAVWDEASAFGLAGSAGSAGSAGSGGSSGADLLPAKPVVPSLVQRADGSSLVSAEQARILTSRGFEVRTVTGAGHTIHRDDFGAFMASLEGWV, from the coding sequence GTGCAGTTGCACACCCACACCTGGGGCGCGGGCGACCGCGTCGCGCTCCTGATCCACGGCATCATGGCCGACCATCGCACCTGGCGGAAGGTGGGGCCCGCGCTCGCCGACCGGGGCTACCGGGTCCTCGCCGTCGATCTGCGCGGCCACGGCCGGAGCGGCCGCGCCGCCTCGTACACCGCGCGGGACCACGCCGACGATCTGGCCGAGACCCTCCCTACGGGCGCCGACCTGGCCGTCGGGCACTCGCTCGGCGGGCTCACACTGTCCCTCGCCGTGGAGCGCCTCGCTCCACGGCGTGCCGTCTACTCCGATCCCGCCTGGCATCTCGGCACACCGGACAACGGCTTCGATCCCGCGCAGTTCGCCGAGTTCAGGTCGCTCGCCACCCGGGAGCGGATCGAGCAGCTCAACCCGCGATGGGAGCGGGAGGACGTCGACATCGAGCTGGCGACCCTCGCGGTGTGGGACGAGGCGTCCGCCTTCGGACTGGCCGGATCGGCCGGATCGGCCGGATCGGCCGGGTCGGGCGGGTCGAGCGGTGCGGACCTGCTGCCGGCGAAGCCGGTCGTGCCGTCACTGGTCCAGCGCGCGGACGGCAGCTCCCTGGTGTCCGCCGAGCAGGCCCGGATCCTCACCTCGCGCGGTTTCGAGGTACGTACGGTCACCGGCGCGGGGCACACGATCCACCGCGACGACTTCGGCGCCTTCATGGCGTCGCTGGAGGGATGGGTCTGA
- a CDS encoding LacI family DNA-binding transcriptional regulator gives MSQTPRQSAERSVPTSADVARLAGVSRATVSYVLNNTSAVRISEPTRLRVREAAEELGYVPHAAARSLRAGHTRMVLLPTGQVPVGPLYSRFLNEIQWALRRLDYTVVQYGSMGLDGDTAARAWAELRPVAVVSLGEIALTPHGVEVLKRSGAKAVITLGPRHVEGAHSLVMDQREVGARAAEHLLERGRRRIAVIMPEEPGLDLFSEARLAGIRQAAEPAGATVRAVPLAYEEGAAEALAARWRQLGADAVYAYNDEYAMLLMRALQDAGIGVPDETAVIGADDLLLGRLLRPRLSTVRMDFVTGQYLAELVDRVVREPGGAPERHDLMGATVVRREST, from the coding sequence ATGAGCCAGACACCGAGACAGTCAGCAGAACGCTCCGTTCCGACCAGTGCCGACGTCGCCCGGCTGGCCGGGGTCTCCCGCGCCACCGTCTCGTACGTACTGAACAACACCTCCGCGGTACGCATCAGCGAACCCACCCGCCTCCGGGTGCGTGAGGCCGCGGAAGAGCTGGGCTATGTGCCGCACGCGGCGGCGCGCAGCCTGCGCGCCGGGCACACCCGCATGGTGCTGCTGCCCACCGGGCAGGTCCCGGTCGGCCCGCTGTACAGCCGCTTCCTCAACGAGATCCAGTGGGCGCTGCGACGCCTGGACTACACCGTCGTCCAGTACGGCAGCATGGGCCTCGACGGCGACACCGCCGCCCGTGCCTGGGCCGAGCTGCGGCCCGTCGCGGTCGTCTCGCTCGGGGAGATCGCACTGACGCCCCACGGTGTCGAGGTGCTCAAGCGCTCCGGCGCGAAGGCCGTGATCACGCTCGGCCCGCGGCACGTCGAGGGGGCGCACTCCCTGGTCATGGACCAGCGTGAGGTGGGCGCCAGAGCCGCGGAGCATCTGCTGGAGCGCGGTCGCCGGCGGATCGCGGTGATCATGCCGGAGGAGCCCGGCCTCGACCTCTTCTCCGAGGCCCGTCTCGCGGGGATCCGCCAGGCCGCCGAGCCGGCGGGAGCGACCGTACGGGCCGTCCCCCTCGCCTACGAGGAGGGCGCCGCAGAGGCGCTCGCGGCGCGCTGGCGCCAGCTGGGCGCGGACGCCGTGTACGCGTACAACGACGAGTACGCCATGCTCCTGATGCGTGCCCTCCAGGACGCCGGGATCGGTGTCCCGGACGAGACCGCCGTGATCGGCGCCGACGACCTGCTGCTGGGGCGGCTGCTGCGGCCCCGGCTCAGCACGGTGCGCATGGACTTCGTGACCGGGCAGTACCTCGCGGAGCTCGTGGACCGCGTGGTGCGGGAGCCCGGCGGTGCGCCGGAGCGGCACGATCTGATGGGGGCGACAGTGGTACGGCGCGAGTCCACCTGA
- the trxA gene encoding thioredoxin, giving the protein MSTVELTKENFDQVVSENGFVLIDFWASWCGPCRQFAPVYEKAADRHPDLVFAKVDTEAQPELAAAFEIQSIPTLMIVRDNVAVFAQPGALPEPVLEDVIGQARGLDMDEVRKSIADTEQKQ; this is encoded by the coding sequence ATGAGCACTGTCGAGCTCACCAAGGAAAACTTCGATCAGGTCGTCTCCGAGAACGGCTTCGTCCTGATCGACTTCTGGGCTTCCTGGTGCGGTCCGTGTCGCCAGTTCGCCCCCGTCTATGAGAAGGCCGCGGACCGGCACCCCGATCTCGTCTTCGCGAAGGTGGACACGGAGGCACAGCCGGAGCTTGCGGCGGCCTTCGAGATCCAGTCGATCCCGACGCTGATGATCGTCCGGGACAACGTGGCGGTCTTCGCCCAGCCCGGCGCGCTGCCGGAGCCCGTTCTGGAGGACGTGATCGGCCAGGCACGCGGGCTGGACATGGACGAGGTGCGCAAGTCCATCGCCGACACCGAGCAGAAGCAGTAG
- a CDS encoding dihydrolipoyl dehydrogenase family protein, whose protein sequence is MTDAVEYDVVVLGAGPTGENVADRARAAGLSTAVVESELVGGECSYWACMPSKALLRPVMIRADARKVPGVRQDVQGPLDVEAVLAHRDDYTSHWKDDGQIAWLNGIGARLYRGQGRLHGPRKVVVEGFEGEHHVLTARHAVAVCTGTRAVLPDLPGLAGARVWTSREATSAQAAPGRLVVVGGGVVGTEMATAWQALGSRVTMLVRGERLLSRMEPFVGEHVADALTAAGATVRTRVRVASVQRADATGPVIVVLDDGELIETDEVLFAMGRAPRTDDIGLETVGFEPGSWLPVDESCRVDGTEWLYAVGDVNHRALMTHQGKYQARIAGAAIAARAQHVPLLETDRWGAHSATADHDAVPQVVFTDPEVAAVGLSLAEAEAAGHRVRAVDQDIAAVAGAGLYVDNYRGRARMIVDLDREVLLGVTFVGPGVGELLHSATVAVAGEVPVSRLWHAVPAYPTISEVWLRLLEAYRDGR, encoded by the coding sequence ATGACGGATGCCGTGGAGTACGACGTTGTGGTGCTGGGGGCGGGCCCGACCGGGGAGAACGTGGCGGACAGGGCACGCGCCGCCGGACTGAGCACCGCGGTGGTGGAGAGCGAACTCGTCGGCGGTGAGTGCTCGTACTGGGCGTGCATGCCGAGCAAGGCGCTGCTGCGGCCCGTCATGATCCGGGCCGACGCACGCAAGGTCCCCGGCGTACGCCAGGACGTGCAGGGCCCGCTCGACGTCGAGGCCGTGCTCGCCCACCGTGACGACTACACCTCGCACTGGAAGGACGACGGCCAGATCGCCTGGCTGAACGGGATCGGCGCCAGGCTGTACCGCGGACAGGGCCGGCTGCACGGCCCCCGCAAGGTCGTCGTCGAGGGATTCGAGGGCGAGCATCACGTCCTGACCGCGCGGCACGCCGTGGCCGTGTGCACCGGCACCCGCGCCGTCCTGCCCGACCTGCCGGGACTGGCCGGCGCCCGGGTGTGGACCAGCCGCGAGGCGACCAGCGCGCAGGCCGCCCCCGGGCGCCTGGTCGTGGTGGGCGGGGGAGTCGTCGGTACGGAGATGGCGACCGCGTGGCAGGCCCTCGGCTCCCGGGTCACCATGCTGGTGCGGGGCGAGCGGCTGCTGTCGCGCATGGAGCCCTTCGTCGGTGAGCACGTCGCCGACGCGCTCACCGCGGCGGGCGCGACCGTGCGCACGAGGGTGCGCGTGGCATCGGTGCAGCGCGCCGACGCCACCGGCCCGGTCATCGTCGTCCTCGACGACGGTGAGCTGATCGAGACCGACGAAGTCCTCTTCGCCATGGGCCGCGCCCCGCGCACGGACGACATCGGGCTGGAGACCGTCGGCTTCGAGCCCGGTTCCTGGCTGCCGGTCGACGAGAGCTGCCGGGTGGACGGCACGGAGTGGCTGTACGCCGTCGGGGACGTCAACCACCGTGCCCTGATGACCCATCAGGGCAAGTACCAGGCACGCATCGCGGGCGCGGCGATCGCGGCCCGGGCCCAGCACGTACCGCTGCTGGAAACGGACCGCTGGGGCGCGCACTCCGCGACCGCGGACCACGACGCCGTACCCCAGGTCGTCTTCACCGACCCGGAGGTGGCGGCGGTCGGCCTCTCCCTCGCCGAGGCGGAGGCCGCCGGACACCGGGTGCGCGCGGTCGACCAGGACATCGCCGCGGTCGCCGGCGCGGGACTCTACGTCGACAACTACCGCGGCCGCGCCCGGATGATCGTCGACCTGGACCGGGAGGTCCTCCTGGGTGTCACCTTCGTCGGCCCCGGCGTCGGCGAACTGCTCCACTCGGCCACGGTCGCCGTCGCCGGCGAGGTCCCGGTCAGCCGGCTCTGGCACGCGGTCCCCGCGTACCCGACCATCAGCGAGGTGTGGCTGCGCCTGCTGGAGGCGTACCGGGACGGGCGCTGA
- a CDS encoding tetratricopeptide repeat protein yields the protein MSDTYSDTYYEFGTPAERWDRARFFFDAKEYVTSARILAGLVAEVPEQVAPRLLLARAYYHSARLGKAEAELNAVLERDPVEHYARLMLGRTLERQGRHAEAAPHLRMAAAMSGELPDVA from the coding sequence ATGAGCGACACGTACAGCGACACGTACTACGAGTTCGGGACGCCGGCGGAGCGCTGGGACCGGGCGCGGTTCTTCTTCGACGCCAAGGAGTACGTGACGTCGGCGCGGATCCTGGCCGGGCTCGTCGCCGAGGTACCGGAGCAGGTGGCGCCGCGGCTGCTGCTGGCCCGGGCGTACTACCACTCGGCCCGGCTGGGTAAGGCCGAGGCCGAGCTGAACGCGGTCCTGGAGCGTGATCCGGTCGAGCACTACGCCCGGCTCATGCTCGGCCGCACGCTGGAGCGGCAGGGCAGGCACGCCGAGGCCGCTCCGCATCTGCGGATGGCCGCGGCGATGTCCGGCGAGTTGCCCGACGTCGCCTGA
- a CDS encoding pirin family protein has translation MSNLDRQAALSVCGGRGFVVAEPVRELLAPRRVQLGESTEVRRLLPNLGRRMVGAWCFVDHYGPDDIAEEPGMQVPPHPHMGLQTVSWLHEGEVLHRDSVGSLQTIRPRELGLMTSGRAISHSEESPKAHARLLHGAQLWVALPDTHRNVEPHFQHHAELPHVTAPGLTATVILGELDGAASPGSTYTPIVGADLALASGTETSVPLEPDFEYAVLAMSGEAHVDGVPVLPGSMLYLGCGRTELPLRAESDAGLMLLGGEPFEEELVMWWNFIGRTNEEIAQARSDWMGGSRFGEVKGYDGAPLPAPDLPPVPLKPRGRVR, from the coding sequence ATGAGCAATCTCGATCGGCAGGCCGCGCTCTCCGTGTGCGGCGGCAGGGGCTTCGTCGTCGCCGAGCCGGTGCGTGAACTCCTCGCACCCCGCCGCGTCCAGCTCGGCGAGTCCACCGAAGTGCGCCGGCTGCTCCCCAACCTCGGCCGCCGTATGGTCGGCGCCTGGTGCTTCGTCGACCACTACGGTCCCGACGACATCGCCGAGGAACCGGGGATGCAGGTCCCGCCCCATCCGCACATGGGCCTTCAGACCGTGAGCTGGCTGCACGAGGGCGAGGTGCTGCACCGCGACAGCGTGGGCAGCCTGCAGACGATCCGGCCGCGGGAGCTGGGGCTCATGACCTCGGGGCGGGCGATCAGCCACTCCGAGGAGAGCCCGAAGGCGCACGCCCGCCTTCTGCACGGCGCCCAGCTGTGGGTCGCGCTCCCCGACACCCACCGCAACGTGGAACCCCACTTCCAGCACCACGCCGAGTTGCCCCACGTCACCGCTCCCGGACTGACCGCCACGGTCATCCTGGGCGAACTCGACGGCGCGGCCTCGCCGGGCTCGACGTACACACCGATCGTCGGCGCCGATCTGGCCCTCGCCTCCGGCACCGAGACGAGTGTCCCGCTGGAGCCCGACTTCGAGTACGCCGTGCTCGCGATGTCCGGCGAGGCCCACGTCGACGGCGTGCCCGTCCTGCCCGGCTCCATGCTCTACCTCGGCTGCGGCCGCACCGAACTGCCGCTGCGCGCCGAGTCGGACGCCGGCCTCATGCTGCTCGGCGGCGAGCCGTTCGAGGAGGAACTGGTCATGTGGTGGAACTTCATCGGCCGCACCAACGAGGAGATCGCGCAGGCCCGTTCGGACTGGATGGGCGGCTCCCGCTTCGGCGAGGTCAAGGGCTACGACGGCGCCCCGCTGCCCGCCCCCGACCTCCCGCCGGTGCCTCTGAAGCCGCGGGGACGCGTGCGCTGA